The following are encoded in a window of Megalops cyprinoides isolate fMegCyp1 chromosome 16, fMegCyp1.pri, whole genome shotgun sequence genomic DNA:
- the ubxn1 gene encoding UBX domain-containing protein 1, whose translation MAECTTLESLLEMGFDRNRAEKALAHTGNQGIERAMDWLMEHENDPDIDEPYVPPAGNILGSAETESSPTEPSLDPTTEVTDSMQEGEGKRPRTEEDKKEQIKRLEELMKVKQEERRERERQEEVEREKQRRKQGQELQQVRQKLQEDEMKKLAEQRRREKMEDRMAKQRVREKIARDREERAQKFGGGSAGAVSSSPPAEAVPSSPPGNQGPPPAKKDYDECRIQVRLLDGSALTAVFKAQEPLAAVRVYIQMNAADGQDFTLLSPYPRRVYTDLDMEKPLRELGLVPSAVLVVTKK comes from the exons ATGGCGGAGTGCACGACTCTAGAAAGCCTGTTGGAAATGGGCTTTGACAGGAACCGAGC AGAGAAGGCTTTGGCACACACTGGGAACCAGGGCATAGAAAGAGCTATGGACTG GCTGATGGAACATGAGAATGACCCAGACATTGATGAGCCCTATGTGCCACCTGCGGGGAATATTCTGGGATCAGCCGAGACCGAGTCAAGTCCAACGGAACCATCCCTGGACCCCACTACAG AAGTGACAGACAGCatgcaggaaggggaggggaagcGACCACGGACAGAGGAGGACAAAAAGGAACAGATTAAGCG gctggaggagctgatgaaggtgaagcaggaagagaggagggagcgggagaggcaggaggaggtggagagggagaagcagaggcGGAAGCAGGGCCAGGAGTTGCAGCAGGTGCGGCAGAAGCTGCAGGAAGATGAGATGAAGAAGCTGGCGGAGCAGCGGAGGAGGGAGAAGATGGAGGACAGGATGGCCAA GCAGCGGGTTCGAGAGAAGATTGCCCGAGACCGAGAGGAGAGGGCACAGAAG TTCGGAGGCGGCTCTGCGGGGGCTGTTTCATCCTCCCCACCTGCTGAGGCTGTTCCCTCTTCTCCCCCTGGCAACCAGGGACCCCCCCCGGCCAAGAAGGACTACGATGAGTGTCGAATACAG GTGCGCCTGTTGGATGGCTCAGCCTTGACAGCTGTGTTCAAGGCCCAGGAGCCCCTGGCGGCGGTGCGGGTGTACATACAGATGAACGCCGCGGACGGACAAGACTTCACCCTACTGTCCCCATACCCCCGCCGCGTCTACACTGACCTGGACATGGAGAAACCGCTTCGAGAGCTAG GTCTGGTGCCGTCTGCTGTTCTTGTCGTTACCAAGAAATGA